Within the Miscanthus floridulus cultivar M001 chromosome 2, ASM1932011v1, whole genome shotgun sequence genome, the region cccgttcgtgcgGGGGATGCACCATAATGGCCCAATCaacgtggatgtggtattcatcgtagaactGAAGGAACTTTTTCTTGGTAAACTACAtgccgttgtccatgataatagagttcgggactccaaagcgatggacgatgtcaagaaagaacagcacggcttgatTGGACTTGATTACGGAgattggtcgagcctctatccactttgtaaacttgtctatagaGACAAGCAATTGCGTATAGCCCCTGGGCACCCTCCtaagaggttcgaccagatcgagcccctagaccatgaatgaccacgtgatggggatcgtttgcaGTGCTTGGGCCAACATGTGGGTCtatcgagcgtagtattgacacccttcataggtgcgcacaatctattcAGCATCAGCTACTGTGGTCAGCTAGTAGAAGACTTGTCGAAACACGTTTCCAACCAGGGTCCTAGGTTcggcatggtgcccatagaccccaccatggatatcactcagcaactgttttcccttgttcgatgggggtGTAGCGCtacaggatcccggtgtggcttctcCTATAGAGCTCGCTCTCAATaacaacaaaggacttggcgcaaaGCGTGAGCCGCCAAGCCTCCATTTTGTCTATTGGcagcgcctcatggaggaggtagtcaaggtaaggcatcctccagttTGCCAGAAGGTCGGGCTCTATCATtagatcctcgtcaagctccaagACTTTGGGGTCAGATGGAGCCGCCAGTTGATCAGCCCCTGAACCTAGGGCTAGCGGCCCATCACTAGTATGTTCTGGCTCCTCGTAGCGGaccaagggcttgtactgatcgctaGTGAAGACACTCGTCGGCACCAGCTCTTGGATGGACATCATTTTTGCCAGCatgtcggccgcctcattgagatgcctcgggatgtgattaaGCTTGAGACCATCGAAGTTGTCCTGCAGCTGGCAAACTTCTCAGCAATACATAGCCATCTTGGAATTATGGTAGCttaattccttcatgacttggtcgatgactagctgggagtcgcccTGGACGTCAAGCCGCTAGatacccaactcaatggcgatgtGTAGGatgttgatgagtgcctcatactcggccacattgttggcgAAGGGGAAATAAatacaaaccatgtacctcatgcataccctgagGGGTGAAGTAGAGACCAGCCCTATGCCagagcctttcttcatcagtgatccatcgaagtacatcgtctagtactcttagtCGACGACTGCTGGCAatatttggatctcggtccactgtAATAAGATCAtctagcacttgggacttgatggctgtctgaggggcatatgaaatgccttgacccatcagcttgagtgcccactttgtgacttttcctttggcatcctagttttggacgacGTCGttgagagggaaggacgtcacgatcATCACCGaatgcgactcaaagtagtgacgcaacttcctttTGGAAATAAGGATGGCATAcgggagtttctagatttgggggtagcaagtCTTGGAATTGgataagacctcgctaatgaagtacataggatgctacactttgagggcatgtccctcttcttctcgctctaccactagggtggcgctgaccacttgtgtggtgtctgcaatgtagagcagaagcggttccctaTCGGTTGGGGAACCAAGATCAGGGCCTTCGTTAGGAGCTGCTTGAGCTTgttaagtgcctcctgggcctcgggcgtccattcgaagcggtcggccttctttagaagccgatagagggggagacctcattcaccgaggcatgagataaagcggttgagcacggcgaggcaccctataacttgttctaccccctttatgttttaaattagtcccatcctcatgatggccgagatcttctctaggttagctttGATGCCGTGCTCAGAGACGATAAAACCTAGAAGCATaacccttgggaccccaaaaacacatttctcaaggttgagtttgatgtcatttgCTCAAAGTTTCATGAAGGTCTACTCTATgttggctatgacctggtcagtctgcttggacttgaccatgatgtcatctatgtaggcctcaatggtttgccTGATGAGGtcaccaaaacacttgagcatacaccGCTGATACATAGCCCCCATGTttttcagaccgaacgacattgtgacatagcagaacgatccaaatagggtgatgaaagatgttgcaagttggtcggactctttcatcatgatttgatggtacccggagtatgcatcaaggaagcaaagggtttcgtacCCTGAGGTCaagttgactacttggtctatgcgtggcaaaggaaatggatcctttggacacgctttgttgagacccatgtagttaaCACAAATTCTCCATTTTCCACTCTTTTCTtataagaatgggattggctaaccacttagggtggtatacttccttg harbors:
- the LOC136536638 gene encoding uncharacterized protein, which translates into the protein MPGISREVTKHALKIRPGSKLVKQCLHRFDEEKRRAIGEEIAKLLVAGFIKELQDNFDGLKLNHIPRHLNEAADMLAKMMSIQELVPTSVFTSDQYKPLVRYEEPEHTSDGPLALGSGADQLAAPSDPKVLELDEDLMIEPDLLANWRMPYLDYLLHEALPIDKMEAWRLTLCAKSFVVIESELYRRSHTGIL